Genomic window (Candidatus Manganitrophaceae bacterium):
GCCATTCAGGAGGTCACCGGATGTACTTTTGGAAAGCGGAACCTCCAATTGACTCGCCTCGGAAAACCCGTTTACACGCTCCAGAATACAAAAACAGGGAAAGCAGTTCGTCTCTATTGCAGTTACTGGAATACCTTTGATCACACAGAGTTACGAAAAAGAAAAAAAGAAGCAAAGGGTCCTGTTGCCACCGCTGAGCAAAAGGCCGCCTTTCAGAGGCTCACGGAAGAAAAAATTGATTCCATCATGTCCGCGCCGGAATCCGATCTCTTTACTATCCGGCATATCACACTTCCGGCCCCGCCAGTCATGGGGAAGTACAAAGCAGAACCTTGTGGATCCTGTGGCGAATATGTCAATGTTGCGCTTCTTTCAGATCAAGAGGGAAAACAGCACTGCACGGAATGTCTTCAAACAGCCTAGACGACAGAAAGCACAATCCTCGCCCTTCTAGGAGGAGATTTTTCAACTACAAAAGCATTATACGGGACCCTCATGTCAGGAAATAGTTTCGGCCAGATTTTTCGAATGACCAGCTTTGGTGAAAGCCATGGCATTGCATTGGGTGCAATTGTCGATGGCTGTCCTGCCGGTCTCCCCCTGACCGAAGAGGATCTCCAGAAAGACCTGGATCGACGAAGACCGGGACAGGGTCGCCTGGTTACACAGCGGAAAGAGTCCGACATCGTGAAGATTCTCTCAGGAACCTTTGAGGGGAAAACAACCGGGACCCCCATTGCCCTCATCATCCATAACGAAGATACGCGCTCAAAAGATTATGACAAGATAAAAGATATCTTCAGACCGGGTCATGCCGATTACACCTACTTCAAAAAATACGGTTTCCGAGATTATCGCGGTGGTGGACGGTCCTCTGCGCGGGAGACGGTCGCGCGTGTGGCTGCAGGTGGCATTGCGCGAAAAATATTGTCTGGTGAAGGGATCGAGATTATCGGTTATCTCACTCAAGTCGGACCCGCAAAGATCAAGCGTGTTGATCTTGCCGAAATTCGGAGGAATGCCCTTTTTTGTCCCGACCCCGATGCGGTCTCCGAAATAGAACAGGTCATTCAAGAAGCGCAGGCTGCGAAGGATTCGATCGGCGCCAGGATTGAGGTAATCGCGAAAGGGGTCCCCGCCGGTTTTGGCGAACCTGTATTCGACAAACTCGATGCGGCCATCGCGGGAGGGATGATGTCGATTAATGCGGTGAAAGGAGTTGAAATCGGCGCCGGATTCCAGGTGGTTGAAATGAGAGGAAGCGAGAATTGTGATCCGATCACCCCATCCGGATTTCGCTCGAACAACGCAGGCGGTATACTGGGTGGAATTTCTAACGGAGACAATATTGTAGTCCGTCTCGCCCTGAAACCCACTTCATCAATCGCGACCGAACAGGACACAATTGATGTCCATGGCCGCCCTGCCACAATAGTTACCAAGGGGCGGCATGACCCCTGTGTCGGACTCCGGGCGGTCCCGATCGCCGAGGCAATGTTGGCACTTATTTTGACCGATTTCCTGATGAGAAACAAGCATTCCAGGATTGAAGGTTCATAGGAGCCCCCCCCTTCTTCAATACCGAGGCACCTCAATCGTCTCCGTAAATCAAAAAAGAACTGTTTATTTTTTCTGATTGGTGCTAGAATTACCAAGAGTCTCTGGGAGGATACATTTTGATGAGCCATCCACAATGAGGACGAGAAACCATACCTCATCCGGTGGGGTTATCTACAAGGGTCAAGAGGATAATCTCCAGGTTATTCTCATCTCCCATTATAACCAGCGGGGAAAACTGGTCTGGTGTCTTCCAAAAGGCTCTGTTGAGGAAGGTGAAACCTTGCAGGAGACTGCCCTTCGGGAAGTCAGAGAAGAAACCGGAACAGACGGTCGTATCCTGGAAAAGATCGGTCAGATACAATACTGGTTTTATTCAAAACAAGAAGATACAAAGATCTTCAAAACAGTCCATTTCTATCTCATGGAATACCTCCGCGGAAACGAAAATGATCATGATTCTGAAGTGTACGAGGCCCGCTGGGTTGCATCTCAGAAGGCATTGGCAATGCTGACACATAACAGTGAACGCCAAATCATGGAAAAAGCTGCGCGCTACCTAAACGCAACAACATCTGGCAACAGTACCTCGCCAACAAAGACTTCCTAGGTTTTTCAAATTGGAAGTCGCTTCATCCTTCCGAACCTCGTTTGACAACCATATAGCTTATAAACTACACTATTAAAGGTCAGCTCACACTTACCCCGACCCTCGTCAAATCATGATCAAAAACCTGATTACCCATCAAAAAGAACAACTTTCGGAAACGCAGTGTTCCGCTGAGCATATCCGAGCAATCATTCAGGAGATAAAATCAAAAAAGGAACTCATCACGGCGGTATTGCTACGTGAAGAAAATGAACACGCGCTCCTGCTCTTTATTCTCCAGGATGAGCCATGTTTTTGCTATGCATTAAAAGACAACTCTTTCTCTCCCCATTCGATCTCAGAATTCCTCGGAGAGGGTACAAACCTGCAGGGAAACCTTGCCCTGTACAAGGTCAGTCCAATCTTTTTCAAAACACTTCTCGTGTTGGCCCAGAAAGACCCGGATGTTTTTGCAGGAAGTGATCTGATCAACATTGAAAACCTTCTTAAACATCTTCAGACACGGGAACAAGATGCTGTTTTATCCCTTAAAAAAGGGGTTGAAACATCGCTTTTCTATTTTATAAAAGGGAATTTATCAGAAGGTTACTTTGAAAACAAAAGCGGTCTTGGAGGAGAAACAAAGCTCCAGGATCAACTTTTGGTATATACTTACTCTGCGAATGAAAAGCCTGTGACATTCAACCTTTATTATGACCTGGAACTTTCTTCTTCAAAAGAGATTGGGGATGCCTTTTCAAAACCAGAAGAATCACCGGCGAACCCGTCGAGAAGTCATCCATTGCTTATCCTTGTTGAGGGAGAAAAGCAGAATGAGGGGAATCGGCCGATTGAAATGATCCTGGACAAAGAAGTTTTCACCCTGGGCTGCGATCCCGAAAACGATTGGACGGTAGACAGTCCCGCCTCTTCAAGAAAACATGCCACGATTGAACGCTGTGCGGATGGTTTTTATCTTGAAGACCAAGAAAGTCGTAATGGCACATTCGTCAATCAGAACAGAATTGCGCGCCATAAACTATCTCATGGGGACAAGATACAAATTGGCCTCCATTACTTTGTTTTTTCAGACAATGGAAACGGAGAATCGAATGTTACGTACCCTGTCTCCCTTGTTCCAGACAATGGTGATATCTCTGCCAGCATGGAGGAAGATGACGACCAGGTCCTTTCAATAGATGAAGAGCCTCTAGATAACTGGGGACTAGAAATTATTTCAGGAAAAATGACTGGCACTTTTTATAACCTCGCCGGCAGACGCATCTCTCTCGGTCGTGGAAATACAGACATCCAGGTTAAAGACCCTCAGGTCTCCCGGCATCATGCCGACATAGAGTGGACGACTGAAGGATTTGTTATTTCTGATCGTAAAAGCGCAAACGGCGTCACGATTAACGATCATCTCGTCACAACAAAACAGCTCCTCCTTGAGGATGTCATCAAAATTGGAGACACCCGACTCAGGGTTGTCTGCAAGGAATGAACGACAAATCCTGGAACGACACGATTACCCGCTTCCTGGACAACCCTGTCCTGTTTATCGAACAATTCATCTCTAGCTTTTCAACGACCTCACTCATCGGATACGTCTTCTTCTTGATTCTCATTGTCTCGGGCTACAAACTTGCCAAAAAATATTTCGCTATGCGGCGGGCCATTATCCCTGATCCCATCAATGAGGCGATGCTGGCTGAACGGTCACAAGATCCTTTTCGAGCCGGAGAACTTTATGAAAATGCGGGCCAATACGACAAGGCCATTCGGGCTTACAAGGAGGCGCGGGCCTTCCAAGAGATCGGCCGAATCTTTGAGCACCTGAGAGAATGGGAAGAAGCCGCCCAATTTTATAAATTGACGGGTAACATTGAGAAATCAGCAATCATGTATCAGAAGGGAGGAAAATATCTGCAGGCGGCAAAGGCCTACCTCCAATGTAAAAAAAATACCCTTGCAGCAGAAATGTACGAAAGAGGAAGGCGTTATCGGGAAGCAGCAGAAGTCTATCGGAAGTTTGGAAACATTGAGAAATCCGCCACTCTCTATGAGCAGTCTGGAGACTACGGCAAGGCCGCAGAAGAGTACGAGGCCCATTTTTTAAGACAGAATATCGCAAATACAGGGCAACCTTCAGACAAACGGGAGCAGATACTACAGGCCGGATACAAAAGTGGCCAACTCTATCTCAAGGTTGGGCTCCACCTTAAGGCGATGGAAATTTTTTCTGCCGCAGACTTTCCGAACCAGGCAGCTGAAGCGGCCGTTCTGGCCGGAGAAAAAGAGAAGGCAGCCAAGTTATTTCTAACCGCTGGTACATTTAAAAAAGCAGCAAAGCTTTTTGAAGAATTAGGAGACAAGAAACGAAGCCATTGGATCATGGCAAAGCAATATCAGGAAGATTCAGATCTTCTGTCTGCAGCAAAGGCTTTTGAGTTGGGAGAAAACTGGATTGAAGCCGGTGAAATGTATGAGCGGGTCGGCGAAAAAGGGCGGGCGGGCAAGATGTATATGAACGGAGGAGACTACCATCGCTCTGCCGAAATGTTTCACTTGGCAGGAGATCGGGAATCCGCGGCAATGTCGCTCGAAAAAGGAGGTGATTTACGTGAAGCGGCAGTGCTTTATACAAAACTTGAGATGTTTAAACGTGCCTCTCAACTCTATGAACTACTCGGAGACTACTATTCCGCCGCACTGCTTTTGAAAGAAGTGGGCGAATCGGACCAATGTATATCCTACCTCCAAAAGGTCGATTCGCATTCCGGAGATTATTATCCTGCTTCAATCATCCTGGTAAAATTGCTAAAAGAACGGGGTATGGAATCAGCGGGGGCGGAACGCCTGCAGAAGATCGTCGCTCAGAGGAAAATCTCCCCTCATAATATAGAGTTGTACTATCAGTACGCCATTCTACATGAAGGAAATAAAAAATTTGAGGAGGCGGCTTCAGTCTATGAAAATATTTTAGCTGAAGATCTTAAGTATAAAGACGTCAAACAGCGAAATGATCTCCTCAAGAAGGTCTTAAGAGAAGTAAAAAAAGCTAAACCACTCCTGAAAGATAAAGAATCAGATCTATCCAGGAAGACCGCTTCCCCATCAGATAGCTCGATCCGATATAAAATAATCAAGAAGATAGGACAAGGGGGAATGGGTGTTGTTTATCAAGCCGAGGACACCCTTCTAAAGCGAATTGTTGCATATAAGGTCCTTCCAGTCGCCAT
Coding sequences:
- a CDS encoding serine/threonine protein kinase, with the protein product MNDKSWNDTITRFLDNPVLFIEQFISSFSTTSLIGYVFFLILIVSGYKLAKKYFAMRRAIIPDPINEAMLAERSQDPFRAGELYENAGQYDKAIRAYKEARAFQEIGRIFEHLREWEEAAQFYKLTGNIEKSAIMYQKGGKYLQAAKAYLQCKKNTLAAEMYERGRRYREAAEVYRKFGNIEKSATLYEQSGDYGKAAEEYEAHFLRQNIANTGQPSDKREQILQAGYKSGQLYLKVGLHLKAMEIFSAADFPNQAAEAAVLAGEKEKAAKLFLTAGTFKKAAKLFEELGDKKRSHWIMAKQYQEDSDLLSAAKAFELGENWIEAGEMYERVGEKGRAGKMYMNGGDYHRSAEMFHLAGDRESAAMSLEKGGDLREAAVLYTKLEMFKRASQLYELLGDYYSAALLLKEVGESDQCISYLQKVDSHSGDYYPASIILVKLLKERGMESAGAERLQKIVAQRKISPHNIELYYQYAILHEGNKKFEEAASVYENILAEDLKYKDVKQRNDLLKKVLREVKKAKPLLKDKESDLSRKTASPSDSSIRYKIIKKIGQGGMGVVYQAEDTLLKRIVAYKVLPVAIKENKAMLKNFLQEARIAAALNHPSIVTLYDTGKNGDEIYITMEYVDGITLKKFLEKRLHPVRISLRIMKSICTGIAYAHRENVVHRDLKPANIMLIRNHGVKIMDFGLAKLITDDAADKTSVKGTPLYMSPEQILGNKVDQQSDIYSLGCTFYRMVTGRPPFTKGDIYYHHLHTPPVSPKEANPTLPDRLEQIIMKCLEKKKINRYSKIENITKELDLVTE
- a CDS encoding FHA domain-containing protein, encoding MIKNLITHQKEQLSETQCSAEHIRAIIQEIKSKKELITAVLLREENEHALLLFILQDEPCFCYALKDNSFSPHSISEFLGEGTNLQGNLALYKVSPIFFKTLLVLAQKDPDVFAGSDLINIENLLKHLQTREQDAVLSLKKGVETSLFYFIKGNLSEGYFENKSGLGGETKLQDQLLVYTYSANEKPVTFNLYYDLELSSSKEIGDAFSKPEESPANPSRSHPLLILVEGEKQNEGNRPIEMILDKEVFTLGCDPENDWTVDSPASSRKHATIERCADGFYLEDQESRNGTFVNQNRIARHKLSHGDKIQIGLHYFVFSDNGNGESNVTYPVSLVPDNGDISASMEEDDDQVLSIDEEPLDNWGLEIISGKMTGTFYNLAGRRISLGRGNTDIQVKDPQVSRHHADIEWTTEGFVISDRKSANGVTINDHLVTTKQLLLEDVIKIGDTRLRVVCKE
- a CDS encoding NUDIX hydrolase; this encodes MRTRNHTSSGGVIYKGQEDNLQVILISHYNQRGKLVWCLPKGSVEEGETLQETALREVREETGTDGRILEKIGQIQYWFYSKQEDTKIFKTVHFYLMEYLRGNENDHDSEVYEARWVASQKALAMLTHNSERQIMEKAARYLNATTSGNSTSPTKTS
- the aroC gene encoding chorismate synthase, whose protein sequence is MSGNSFGQIFRMTSFGESHGIALGAIVDGCPAGLPLTEEDLQKDLDRRRPGQGRLVTQRKESDIVKILSGTFEGKTTGTPIALIIHNEDTRSKDYDKIKDIFRPGHADYTYFKKYGFRDYRGGGRSSARETVARVAAGGIARKILSGEGIEIIGYLTQVGPAKIKRVDLAEIRRNALFCPDPDAVSEIEQVIQEAQAAKDSIGARIEVIAKGVPAGFGEPVFDKLDAAIAGGMMSINAVKGVEIGAGFQVVEMRGSENCDPITPSGFRSNNAGGILGGISNGDNIVVRLALKPTSSIATEQDTIDVHGRPATIVTKGRHDPCVGLRAVPIAEAMLALILTDFLMRNKHSRIEGS